A stretch of DNA from Salmo trutta chromosome 12, fSalTru1.1, whole genome shotgun sequence:
CCCTGTAACTTCATCAGGATGTGCAGGGAGCTGGAGTGTCTACCTAACATCTGGGCTCTGCATGAATGGGGTAACTGGCTGACCCCTACTGGTGTGTACGGGAAACAGAGGAGGTACGACACGGCCTTCTACATCTGCTGCTTGCAGGAAACACCACCTCACACCCTACAAGACCAGAAGGAAATTGTGCACTTTAAGGTGATACCATAGCTTAGTAAGGTGAAAGTGTATTTTATTGTGGTGTTTCAAAGTGTTAAGCGACTCTGTATTCATTCGTGATGTATTCATCAGTTCATAATATTGTTGTAAACTGTTCATTTAATCTTAGTTGAAACTaaaccccctctccatccctctctcctccctctctcacccccctctcttcccctctcccccctctctcttcccctctccccccctctctcttcccctctccccccctctcttcccctctcccccctctcttcccctctccccctctctcttcccctctccccctctcttcccctctccctccctctctcttcccctcccttcccctctcttaccctcccttcccctctaacttcctgtctcttcccctctaacttcctgtctcttcccctctcccttcctgtctcttccccactccctctctcttcctccctctccctcctccccctctccctctctctcctccccctcctccccctctccctctctctcctccccctctctctctcctccccctctctctcctctctcagtggtCCACCCCCTCAGAGATCCTCCACAGCTACCAGGCCAGAAAGATGTGGATAGCCCCTCCACAGTTCTATGATCTCAGCCGTATGTGCCGGTTCCCCTCCCTGCAGGACCTCCACAGCTTCTCCAGACAGAGAGCTTCAGAGGGCTGTGAACAGTGGCTCCCTGTCCGCATGGTGTCAGACAGCTGCTACATATCCCTCCTCCCAGGTTAGGGTCTACATGAAGGGTCTGATTACTACATATCCCTCCTCCCAGGTTAGGGTCTACATGAAGGGTCTGATTACTACATATCCCTCCTCCCAGGTTAGGGTCTACATGAAGGGTCTGATTACTACATATCCCTCTTCCCAGGTTAGGGTCTACATGAAGGGTCTGATTACTACATATCACTCCTCCCAGGTTAGGGTCTACATGAAGGGTCTGATTACTACATATCACTCCTCCCAGGTTAGGGTTTACATTTACttaattcagagcgttgtcagattgtccgttcgtgaATTCAGGGCCTTCTGCTCCCGAAGCGTTCAGAGAGCACACTGGAcactggccgaggagtagggttgattcgagcgttctgacctaacaacagcagtcaagcacccaagctaactggctatgcTAACTGGCTATGCTAACTGGCTATGCTAACTGGCTATGCTAACTGGCTATGCTAACTGGCTATGCTAACTGGCTATGCTAACTGGCTATGCTAACTGGCTATGCTAACTGGCTATGCTAACTGGCTATGCTAACTGGCTATCTTCGGCTAGCTTGCTAGCatcttccagacacaaatgagagaacaccccactctgaccattttactggcCCAAGCacagctggttaggctgttttcatgttatccagatcattggtgactgcaactgtgctgctagCAACAAATTAATTACGATTTTCTTggcaacgtttactgacaccggccatattcaacgggtgttgagcgttcgtaaattcgtcagttattctggcTCTGTCACACTCAGACGAGAACGCTCTGAAaacagagtagatagccagagtgaattttaCAAACCCGTACTAAAACGGATGTACCAATAAACGTTCATTCTAGAAAATTAATGCTCAGTTTGTCGCACTCGCATTATGGTACCACGTatcgctagcagcattttagccaaataAAGATTGTTATACTAGCTGTTTAGTCTATGTTTTATAAAATGacaactcgttctcattctgagaaattaGGTAGGCCATTTTAAATTCAACAtgtgaacaaagtggacaggctaaaaTGCTGTtaaaacagttggagacagacagggtgctGTGTTCATAACATTTCAACTGTTTTGCCTTGTTAGCTGAGTTCAGAACTTGTGAAATTATAccttacattttagcagacactcttatccagagcgacttatagtagtgaatgccTACATTTCATgagttttttaattttatttatgtcatttttttgtcccccgtgggaatcgaacccacaaccctggcgttgcaaacatcatgctctaccaactgagccacagggaataccttgatccaagttggctaaacttggACTAtaaaagattagctggctactcactagcacgtgggcCTGAGAGATTGTTGATGAGAACCAGTGTTATGTTCTATAACACCTGctacattattagtgaatgtgcattattcATGGTTCTGGTTAAATGTCTTAGTAAAAGGgtgttttttaacatttttatagTCAAACCTGAAAGAGATCAGTGATAATTGCGGGGGAAAAAAGCAGGTACAACTATTTTAATAAACAAATGAAATTATTAGTGGTTCTGATGGTTGTGGAAGGAATATATTCAGCCTCCATATAATATCACAAACTCTGAATTCATTATGTTATTGATGACTGTTTGCGGTGTATTTGATCTttttaattgtacaacaaagcttatttcGAGAAAACGTTTTAAAATATGGAGATGTATAATTAATTGCCCATATGTCCATTTGTTAGAAAAAAATCAAGATATGAGTTTCAGGccattgttttttgtttctttgtaaggtacccaggaaagggctaaaAATAAGccatattaattaattaattaatctcttctgaaataaggttcatgaactccataacttgctaacatcagataacgtACAGTaaatatattagccatttctgagacggACTTAGATAATTAAtgtgatgatacagcagtagcagtacaaggatataacattttTATCCAGTGCCCTTTATTCACGTGCCCTTTATTCACGTGCCCTTTATTCACGTGCCCTTTATTCACGTCGCCCCGCGCCCTTTATTCACGTCGCCCCGCGCCCTTTATTCACGTCGCCCCGCGCCCTTTATTCACGTCGCCCCGCGCCCTTTATTCACGTCGCCCCGCGCCCTTTATTCACGTCGCCCCGCGCCCTTTATTCACGTCGCCCCGCGCCCTTTATTCACGTCGCCCCGCGCCCTTTATTCACGTCGCCCCGCGCCCTTTAGTCACGTCGCCCCGCGCCCGTTATTCACGTCGCCCCCGCCCTTTATTCACGTCGCCCCGCGCCCTTTATTCACGTCGCCCCGCGCCCTTATTCACGTCGCCCCGCGCCCTTTATTCACGGTCGCCCCGCGCCCTTTATTCACGTCGCCTCGTGCTCTTTATTCACGTCGCCCCGCGCCCTTTATTCCGTCGCCCCGCGCCCTTTATTCCACGTCGCCCCGCGCCCTTTATTCACGTCGCCCCCGCGCCCTTATTCACGTCGCCCCGCGCCCTTTATTCACGTCGCCCCGCGCCCTTTATTCACGTCGCCCCGCGCCCTTTATTCACGTCGCCCCGCGCCCTTTATTCACGTCGCCCCGCGCCCTTTATTCACGTCGCCTCGTGCTCTTTATTCACGTCGCCCCGCGCCCTTTATTCACGTCGCCCCGCGCCCTTTATTCACGTCGCCTCGTGCTCTTTATTCACGTCGCCCCGCGCCCTTTATTCACGTCGCCTCGTGCTCTTTATTCACGTCGCCCCGCGCCCTTTATTCACGTCGCCTCGTGCTCTTTTGACTTCATGGAGGGTGATTTGGGCTACCAGCAAGCCGGCTTCCTCAGTTGAGAGAAAAGGAGATCTTTagattttttaattgttttttgtttgttatatTATTCTCCCGATGAATTTAGGTGGTTTTCTTCTCGTGTGAAGTCAAAACTGTCAATCTGATTTGATACGGTTACTGCCGGATGATcgtttaacgtgtgtgtgtgtgtgtgtgtgtgtgtgtgtgtgtgtgtgtgtgtgtgtgtgtgtgtgtgtgtgtgtgtgtgtgtgtgtgtgtgtctcctcctcTTACCAGGTGACGAGCTGTACCCAGAGGAAGGGTCGTGTCAGATGGATGTGACCCTGAACACAGACCAGAGCCTTGATGAGATACATCAGGGCTGCTCAGCACTGCACCGTATCATAGCCTTGGACCCCTACACCGCTGCTGCCGTCGTCACCATCACACCCAAATACAACCACCTGCTGCCCTTCACACGGTCCATCCTGAGAACCAGCAGTCAGCTCTGAGAGATGGATTGACACTCAAATGGAAACCCTATTTACAATTACTTTTCAGCAGAGATACACAAatatctggtcaacagtagtgcactacatagggaatagagtgccatagggctctcgtctaaagtagtgcactatatatagggaatagggtcctatagggctctggtctaaagtagtgcactatatagggaatagggtgccatttgtgacttgacccatgtattgtactgtacaggCCTGCTGCTATGGTCTTGCTGCTGGTTTCCCTACTACTGTGTTCTACTACCTGCTAaagggttcccgagtggcgcagcggtctaaggcagtgcatctcagtgttagaggcatcactacagaccctggttcgattccaggctgtattaactgacttgcctagattaaacaaaggttaaataaataaatgtattacaATTCTGGGACAATGGAAATTTATCTGGTTTTCAAATACTtcaatgtattattttttgtCCATAATTGTACAGATTTATTTCATCAGTGTGTTTTGTATGAAACAT
This window harbors:
- the LOC115203672 gene encoding nucleoside diphosphate-linked moiety X motif 19 — protein: MNTALRHWKEAATVILAAGTRHKLTVDSLTRCVDKGTSTPVISGHPNLPDRFAFDYEVLLLKRSGTSGFMPNAYVFPGGMVDPSDFSSQWLDLYKSFRSSLNFGLGFVKQPPETRPPIFSTDRKKLGSPVPGDVALRICAVRETFEESGVLLVVSKEEESILLNNNIENNRYSPSELTRITDLCDKSELAKWRVLVNENPCNFIRMCRELECLPNIWALHEWGNWLTPTGVYGKQRRYDTAFYICCLQETPPHTLQDQKEIVHFKWSTPSEILHSYQARKMWIAPPQFYDLSRMCRFPSLQDLHSFSRQRASEGCEQWLPVRMVSDSCYISLLPGDELYPEEGSCQMDVTLNTDQSLDEIHQGCSALHRIIALDPYTAAAVVTITPKYNHLLPFTRSILRTSSQL